The Paraburkholderia acidisoli genome contains a region encoding:
- a CDS encoding BON domain-containing protein — translation MSRYGMTRALARTTLTIGFAASLCASLQGCFLALAGAAGGTALVATDRRTVGSQTEDREIQVKAIADLNKNLPDASHVNVAVFNQRVLLTGEVPDEASKQKAEGVVRAVTNVESIVNGLSVSPASSFSDRANDSYLEARVKSELIAYKDISANNFKVVSEGGTVYLMGLVTQREGDIAADATSKVMGVAKVVKCYQYIKPEQAAVANAAASNAPAATPAPSADEPTVGAVPDSGVSSRPIEHQPPAPVTNSTATRAGNGGAAL, via the coding sequence ATGAGCAGATACGGCATGACGCGCGCGCTGGCCCGGACCACGCTGACGATCGGCTTTGCGGCCTCGCTCTGCGCGAGCTTGCAAGGCTGTTTTCTGGCGCTCGCGGGCGCGGCGGGCGGCACCGCGCTGGTCGCCACCGACCGGCGCACGGTGGGCTCGCAAACCGAGGACCGCGAGATTCAGGTGAAGGCGATCGCCGACCTCAACAAGAACCTGCCCGACGCGTCGCACGTGAACGTGGCGGTCTTCAATCAGCGCGTGCTGCTCACGGGTGAAGTGCCCGACGAGGCTTCGAAGCAGAAGGCCGAGGGCGTCGTGCGCGCGGTGACAAACGTCGAATCGATCGTCAACGGCCTGAGCGTTTCGCCGGCCAGTTCGTTCTCGGATCGCGCCAACGACTCGTACCTCGAAGCGCGCGTGAAGTCGGAACTGATCGCCTACAAGGACATCTCGGCGAACAACTTCAAGGTGGTGAGCGAGGGCGGCACGGTGTACCTCATGGGCCTCGTGACCCAGCGCGAGGGCGACATTGCCGCTGACGCGACCAGCAAGGTGATGGGCGTGGCCAAGGTCGTGAAGTGCTACCAGTACATCAAGCCGGAGCAGGCGGCGGTGGCGAACGCGGCCGCATCGAATGCGCCGGCCGCCACGCCCGCGCCCAGCGCCGACGAACCGACGGTGGGCGCGGTGCCGGATTCGGGCGTGAGCTCGCGTCCGATCGAGCACCAGCCGCCCGCGCCCGTGACGAATTCCACGGCTACGCGCGCGGGTAACGGGGGGGCGGCGCTGTGA
- a CDS encoding c-type cytochrome: MTVSAPAFAAVSAADGTAVASRNACMGCHAVDRKLVGPSFKDIAAKYKGDAGAQAKLEKKVRDGGSGVWGAIPMPSHPGMSAADIHTVVAWVLAGAPSK; the protein is encoded by the coding sequence ATGACGGTTTCCGCGCCGGCCTTTGCAGCGGTTTCCGCCGCCGATGGGACGGCGGTGGCGAGCCGCAATGCCTGCATGGGCTGTCACGCGGTGGATCGCAAACTCGTGGGGCCGTCGTTCAAGGACATCGCCGCGAAGTACAAGGGCGATGCCGGTGCGCAGGCGAAGCTGGAGAAGAAGGTCCGCGACGGCGGGAGCGGCGTATGGGGCGCGATTCCGATGCCCTCGCACCCGGGTATGAGCGCAGCGGATATTCATACGGTTGTAGCGTGGGTGCTGGCTGGCGCGCCTTCTAAATAA